A window of Amphiprion ocellaris isolate individual 3 ecotype Okinawa chromosome 12, ASM2253959v1, whole genome shotgun sequence contains these coding sequences:
- the bub1ba gene encoding mitotic checkpoint serine/threonine-protein kinase BUB1 beta has protein sequence MMEGLMLQAEPSAYIQSAYQSEAHLSAEVGLQEEGGANKKSAYCKDLLMRGGEELSFEELRAERYNQRKQREMEEKLKRLTEEEEKLSQELEEKKRLLELRRSQPELPHRASSQSSDSGEAPAAASFHIYDESQSAAARPPGRNPEPSTDELPDDVFLHPGERGLCLKIQHPRRPDHQGATSDDTSPPTFSQKPDSKTRKKLSPIQETSVIASQEGLSTETCSPLEENPEEQEEMDHTASPAAAAVDPCDPDVRRRLLDLSDVTSSPDLHSELRPLPAVEEHNCVQLGGEVYFIDSRVVDGGSFSIFKGAVDDNNVLLKVDSCSVPWDFHQFTRLKKNSSAADSLPLISCFLFLDGCITVYTTPPDHMFTGLTDCDPSELSVGYKAISLLQLVSQLHSCRLLHAALHPSLLTYCHTGIPMSDRVLPVDWSSSVDLDLQQDVTSVQQLPAAQTYISLGLLEPTSPPQLVDLVGVAETVHLLLTNRKMVPVKDACGWTAEQFSGDEFCHMYTRMWSTFFQSLLNAEGQSSLSVLSELKEQLSSLYH, from the exons ATGATGGAGGGACTGATGCTGCAGGCGGAACCCTCTGCCTACATACA GTCGGCCTATCAGAGTGAGGCACACCTGAGTGCAGAGGTGGGCCTTCAGGAAGAGGGCGGTGCCAATAAGAAGAGTGCATACTGTAAAGATCTACtgatgagaggaggagaagagctGAGCTTTGAGGAACTGCGAGCCGAGAGATACAACCAGCGAAAACAGAGGGAGATGGAGG AAAAGCTGAAACGTctgacggaggaggaggaaaagttGAGTCaagagctggaggagaagaagagactGTTAGAGCTCAGGAGGAGTCAACCAGAG CTGCCTCATCGAGCCTCCTCTCAGAGCAGTGACTCGGGCGAAGCTCCGGCTGCTGCCTCCTTCCACATATACGACGAGTCCCAGTCTGCTGCTGCACGGCCTCCTGG CAGAAACCCTGAACCGTCTACAGACGAGCTGCCAGACGATGTTTTCCTGCATCCTGGTGAGAGAGGACTCTGTCTGAAGATCCAGCATCCTCGACGGCCAG ATCACCAGGGAGCGACCAGCGATGACACAAGTCCTCCGACCTTCTCCCAGAAACCAGACTCCAAAACCAGAAAGAAGCTGAGTCCCATTCAGGAGACCAGTGTAATTGCCTCACAGGAAGGACTGTCGACTGAAACCTGTAGTCCACTGGAGGAGAACccagaggagcaggaggagatgGATCACACTGCATCACCAG CTGCAGCTGCCGTTGATCCCTGCGACCCGGATGTTCGACGACGGTTGTTGGACCTCAGTGATGTCACTTCCTCTCCAGATCTGCACTCAGAGCTCCGCCCCCTCCCTGCTGTGGAGGAGCACAACTGTGTGCAACTGG GGGGCGAGGTGTATTTCATCGACTCCAGAGTTGTAGATGGAGGCAGCTTCTCCATCTTTAAGGGAGCCGTAGATGACAACAATGTCCTCTTAAAG GTGGACAGCTGCTCCGTTCCCTGGGATTTTCATCAGTTTACTCGCCTGAAGAAGAACTCATCAGCTGCAGACAGTCTTCCTctcatcagctgtttcctgtttctagacgGCTGCATCACTGTCTACACGACACCACCTGATCACATGTTCACC ggGCTGACAGATTGTGATCCCAGCGAGCTGTCGGTCGGTTATAAAGCCATCAGCCTGCTGCAGCTGGTGTCGCAGCTGCACTCCTGCAGGCTGCTGCATGCAGCGCTGCATCCGAGCCTCCTCACCTACTGTCACAC AGGTATCCCGATGTCTGACAGGGTTCTTCCAGTGGACTGGTCGTCCTCTGTAGACCTGGACCTCCAGCAGGACGTCACGTCAGTCCAGCAGCTCCCCGCAGCTCAGACCTACATCAGTCTGGGCCTCCTGGAACCGACCTCCCCTCCACAGCTG GTGGACCTGGTGGGTGTGGCCGAAACTGTCCACCTCCTGCTGACCAACAGAAAGATGGTCCCGGTGAAAGACGCATGCGGCTGGACGGCTGAGCAGTTCAGTGGAGATGAATTCTG ccaCATGTACACCAGGATGTGGAGCACGTTTTTCCAGTCGTTGCTGAACGCTGAGGGTCAATCGTCTCTGTCCGTCCTGTCAGAGCTGAAGGAGCAGCTGTCCTCACTTTACCACTGA